The DNA sequence GGCGAACCCCGTCAGGTCCGGAAGGAAGCAGCGGCAGCCGCACATCTCCGTGTGCCGGCGGTTTACCTGGCCGCCGGCGGACCCGCGGGGTGCGAACGCGCGGAACCGGCTGCGGCGCCTCGGAGCGGGGGCTCCGTTCGTGGCTCGCCGTGCGGTGAACCCGCACGGCTGCGCTTTACCTCACTTCGCCCCCCTCCTGCGGTGCCTCCGCCGGGAGAGGCTTCGCGAGCACGCCGCGCGTCAGAGGGGGACATTCCTGGTTCAACCCCGGGTGGAGGGAAGGAGTGTCCTCCGCCAGGATGAGAGGGGACACGCATCGATGGCCTACGAGGCGCTCGCGAGGAAGTGGCGCCCGAAGACGTTCGACGAGATCGTCGGGCAGGGGCACGTCACCCGGGCCCTCGCCAACGCCATCACTTCGGGGAAGATCCACCACGCCTACCTGTTTTCCGGCACCCGCGGCGTAGGCAAGACCACCTTCGCCCGAATCCTTGCCCGCGCGCTCAACTGCGAGATGGGGCCCACCCCCTCGCCGTGCCTCACCTGTCCCTCGTGCGTCGAGGTCGGCGCCGGAACCGACGTCCAGGAGATCGACGGCGCTTCCAACACCGGCATCGACGACATCCGCAGCCTCCGCGAGAACGCCGCCTACGCCCCTTCCCGCCTCCGGTACAAGGTCTACATCATCGACGAGGTCCACATGCTGTCGAAGCAGGCCTTCAACGGGCTGCTGAAGACGCTCGAGGAGCCGCCTCCCCACGTGGTGTTCATCCTCGCCACCACGGAGCCCAACCGGATCCCCGACACGATCCTCTCCCGCGTGCAGCGGTTCGATTTCCGCATGCTGACCGACGCCGAAGTGCGCGGGCGGCTGTCGGAGATGGCCCGCGCGGAAGGGATCTCCGCCGAGGAGGACGCCCTCGCCCTCATGGCGCGGTACGCGTTCGGATCGATGCGCGACGGGCAATCTCTCTTCGAACAGGCGGCGGTTTCCGGCGGAGGGAACGTCACGGCGGCGCTGGTCGAGGGGATGCTCGGGCTGGTGGGGGTCGAGGCCGCCATCGACCTTGTCTCCGCGGCCGTCCTCGACGGGGCGGGGCCGGCACTGAGCCGGTTCGCCTCCCTGCTCTCCCGCGGCGCCGATCTCAAGTACCTGTTCCTTTCCCTGATCGACGTCCTGCGCGACACGGCCGTCCTCTCCTTCACCGGGCAGGAAGCGCTCCTTTTCCGCCACTCCCCGGCCTCCCTCGACCGGATGCGGGGGCTGACGGAGCGGCGAACCCGGGAGGCGTGGA is a window from the bacterium genome containing:
- the dnaX gene encoding DNA polymerase III subunit gamma/tau — encoded protein: MAYEALARKWRPKTFDEIVGQGHVTRALANAITSGKIHHAYLFSGTRGVGKTTFARILARALNCEMGPTPSPCLTCPSCVEVGAGTDVQEIDGASNTGIDDIRSLRENAAYAPSRLRYKVYIIDEVHMLSKQAFNGLLKTLEEPPPHVVFILATTEPNRIPDTILSRVQRFDFRMLTDAEVRGRLSEMARAEGISAEEDALALMARYAFGSMRDGQSLFEQAAVSGGGNVTAALVEGMLGLVGVEAAIDLVSAAVLDGAGPALSRFASLLSRGADLKYLFLSLIDVLRDTAVLSFTGQEALLFRHSPASLDRMRGLTERRTREAWMLLLDIAFRSERDVLATEFPHLGFELLLLRLANAQGLLSVETLGLSAEAGGAAKAEAVAPTSSSAPAATFSRKPGPRTDAPVVAAPALAAGKTAGEGAAKGGSAKGDAGLWDAVRRILEGKKKTVLLGLLSQMRGEMQGSEFVIACGHEMMLDRLKERDKWQPLLAALEEAAGRPVPVRLSVSTEKKSPEPDGVTAGNAGLERKALEEPAVLEILRAFEGSMLVKVQPAPPAETPGGGAPAAEDAGEPEIPEEEAE